Below is a window of Spelaeicoccus albus DNA.
TCGGGCCGGCCGACTCGTGTGCCACCAGCCGTTCGACGGCGTCCAAATCGGCACGGGTCGTCACCTTCATGGCCCGCAGGTCGCCGTCGATCACCACCGAGCGTCCGCCGAGTCGTTCGACGAGCGCGGCATCGTCGGTGGCGGATCGGCCGGAGCGGTGGGCGCGTTCCAGCGCGGCGCGACGGAAACCTTGCGGCGTTTGCACGGCACGCAGGAATGCGCGATCGGGGGTGTCGGTCACGGTGCCGTCGGCGTCCACGTACTTGATGGTGTCCGGCACGGGCAACCCCGGGACGACGGCGTCCGGCCCGCTGCAAACGGCCTGCGCAACGGCGTCGAAGAGTTCGGGCGGCGCGCCGGCCCGGGCGGCGTCGTGCACCAGCACGATCTCGATGTCCGGCGGAAGTGCGGCCAGACCGGCCGCCACCGAATTCGTCCGCTCGGCACCGCCGGCGACGATGATCGGCCGCTGCCCCACCAGGGCGGCGAACTGCTCGAGGTGTCCATCGGGCGCCACCACCACGATGGTGCCGGTGCAGCCGGCCGCCGCGGCGTTGCGTACCGCCCGCACGATCATCGGCTCACCGTCGATCTCGACGAGCGCCTTCGGCATTCCGGCGCCGAGGCGCGTGCCGAAGCCGGCGGCAACGACAATGACGCCCACTGCCCGATGACAGGCAGGGGCGTCACCGATTGTCGATTTCGAGTCGTTCAGGAGGCGAGAACCTCGTCCAGGATGGCTTCGGCCTTTTCTTCTTCGGTCTTCTCGGCAAGCGCCAGCTCGGATACCAGGATCTGCCGGGCCTTCGACAGCATCCGCTTTTCGCCGGCCGACAGTCCTCGATCCTGATCACGGCGCCACAGATCGCGGACGACCTCGGCTACCTTGATGACATCGCCCGATGCGAGCTTCTCCAGATTGGCCTTATACCGCCTGGACCAGTTGGTCGGCTCTTCGGTGAACTCGGCACGCAACACGTCAAAGACGCGGTCGAGCCCGTCCTGTCCGACGACGTCGCGGACACCGACGAGGTCGCAATTATCGGCGGGGACCTCAATGGTCAGATCACCCTGCGCTACTTTCAGCTTCAAATATAATTTATCTTCGCCCTTGACACTGCGGGTCTTGATTTCTTCGATGAGCGCTGCCCCGTGGTGAGGGTAGACAACAGTTTCTCCGACCTGAAAAGTCATGTGGTTCGGTCCCCTTTCGCGGTAACCAGTCTAACATGACTCGCCGATGTTCTATGGACTGTTTGTCCTGGCCAGACGGTGTATGATGCCGTCGCACATCAGCGCTGCCGAACGAGGCGGGGGTCTTGACAGCCGTCGAATTTTCTGCGTCGCCCCCGAGTGCGCCAACCGATCGCGTCTGCGGTTAATATGGAAGCGGTCCGCGGACGCTTGCGTCGATACGCGGACGGCCGGATTTGTCCGCCGGCCCGGAGAACTCCGTACACGACGAGGAGCACTTGTGAAACGCCACGCCCGACTAACTGCGGCGCTGATCGCTGCGGCGCTGATCGCCCCCGCATCGGGATGCGCGGCAATCATCACACCGCAGGCAACCGAGCACAAATACGCGGCCGGGGACGGTGCGGCCGCCGCCATCGGCGATCTGAAGATCCGCGGCGTCATGGTCATCACCAAGGGCAAGGGCAAGCCCGGTCAGCTCCTCGCCACGGTGTTCAACTCGTCGCAGAGCCCCAAGACCGCAAAGATCTCGACTCCCTCGTTCTCGACGACGGTGCGGGTGAAGCCGGAGAGCGAGGTCAGGCTCGACCCGAAAGACGGCAAGAACGTCGTCATACCGTCGGTGAGCACCAAGCCGGGCGAATTGCTGAAGGTCACACTTCAATCGGGCTCGAAGAGCAAGCGCTTCAGTTCGCAGGTCTTCAACGGCGCGTTGCCGCAGTACAAGAAGTACTTGCCGTCGCCGAAACCCTCGAAGTCGCAGAACAAGTCGCAGAACAAGTCGCAGCCCTAGGGTTCGAACTTGTATCCGAGACCCCGGACCGTCACCACGTGCCGGGGCACGGCAGGGTCGACTTCGACCTTGCCGCGAATTCGTTTGATGTGCACGTCGAGGGTTTTCGTGTCGCCAACGTAGTCTTCGCCCCACACCCTGTCGATCAGTTGTCCGCGCGTGAGCACGCGGCCCGCGTTGCGTAGCAGCAGTTCGAGCAGTTCGAACTCCTTCAGCGGCATCGCCACGTCGGAACCGCGAATGCTCGCCACATGCCTTTCGACGTCCACCTTCACGCCTGATACCTCCACCGACGAGTCGGCCGCGTCGACCGAGTCGGTACGCCGTCGAAGCACTGCTCGGATCCGTGCAATCAGTTCGCGGCTCGAATACGGCTTCGTCACATAGTCGTCGGCACCCAGTTCGAGCCCGACCACCTTGTCGATCTCCGAGTCCTTGGCCGTGAGCATGATGATCGGCACCGTCGATGCGGCGCGGATCTCCCGGCACACGTCGGTGCCGGACATGCCCGGCAGCATCAGGTCGAGGAGCACGAGGTCGGCGCCGCGCCTGTCGAACTGCGTCAGCGCATCCAAGCCGTCCGCGGCGACGCTCACGTCGAACCCTTCCTTGCCGAGCAGGTACGCCAACGGATCGGCTATCGATTCTTCGTCTTCGACTACAAGTATTCTGCTCACGTCCGGTTTCTATCCTTCGTTCGGGTAGCGGGTGGCGGATGCCGGCACGTCGTCCGGCACATCGTTTGACGCGTCGTCCGGCGCGGGCGAGGCGCCGGCGTCCAGCGGGAGCACCAACGTGAATGTGGACCCGGCGCCCGGCGCGCTTTTCACGCGCACGCTGCCGCCATGGCTCATCGCCACGTGTTTGACGATGCTCAGCCCCAGGCCGGTGCCGCCGGTCGAGCGGGAACGGGCCGTATCGACGCGGTAAAAGCGTTCGAAGATGCGTTCCGTCTCTTCGTCGGCCAGCCCGATGCCTTGATCGGTCACCGACAACCGGACGGTGTCGCCGTCGCCGGTCATCCACAGATCGACGACAGTATGTTCCGGCGAATAAGCCACTGCGTTGTCGATCAAGTTCTTCACGGCCGTGATGAGCAATTCGCGGCTGCCGCGCACGCAGTACGTGTCACCGGGCTCGATGCGCAACCGCACATCCTTTCCGTCGGCGGCAAAGCGACAACGTGCCGCCGCCTCGCTCATCACGTCGCGCGCATCGACCGGCTCGTCGTCGGCCCCCGCGGTGTCCTGCAGCCTGGACAGGTCGATGATCTCTTGCACGAGAGCCGTCAGCCTGGACGATTCCTGCGCGATCTTGCCGCTGAAGCGTCGGACGGCGTCCGCGTCGTCCGGCGAACCGGCGATCGCTTCGGACAACAGTGAAATCGCACCGACCGGAGTCTTCAACTCGTGCGAGACGTTTGCCACGAAATCGCGACGGATTTCCTCAACCCGCCTGGCCTCGGTGAAATCGTCGCACAGGATGAGCACGTAGTACGAGCCCAACGGCGCAACGCGCACGTGCAACGACCGGTACCGGTTGCCGGCATGCCGCGGCACTTCGACGTCGAATTCCTCGATCAGGCCGGACGCTTGCACGACCCGGGCGGCTTCGTCGAGCCGGGAATGCGTGACTGCGTGCGCTTTGACCAAGCCGAAGGAGTACGCGGCAGGGCTCGCCTTGACGACGTCGATACCGGCATCGACGACTATCGCCGCCGACGGCAGCACGGCAAGCACCTCGCTGATGCCGTCGGGCACTGCCGGGCCGACGTCGCCGGTGGTGTCTCGCGGTTTCGAGAATTGGAACGCCAGGACGGCGGCCAGGCCCACGACAAGGCCGAGCGCGCCGAACACGATGGCGACCACAGACACGTCCACGCATCAAGCTTATGGGGTGCGGGCGGCCGTCCGCTCCGCCGCCGGGCCGGTTCATGCAGAGTTCACTCAAGCGGTGCCGGCCGTTCCGCGGAACGCCAAGGGCGGAAGGCGGAGGGTCAGCGGCCCTGATTCGCCACCGCGGCCGCGGCCGATTCGGCGGCCTCCGGATCGAGATAGGTACCTTCGCCGATCGGACGGCAATCGGCGTCCAGCTGGTACACCAACGGGATGCCCGTCGGGATGTTGAGCCCGGCGATATCGGCGTCGCTGATGCCGTCGAGATGCTTCACGAGAGCCCGCAGCGAATTTCCGTGCGCCACAACGAGCACCGTCCTGCCCGCTTGCAAATCGGGCACCAGGTGGTCGAACCAGTACGGCAGCATGCGGTGCACGACGTCCTTGAGACATTCGGTGCGCGGCAGCGCGTCGAGCAGATTCGCATACCGCGGATCGTCCGCCTGCGAGAACTCGCTCGAATCGTCGAGTTCGGGCGGCGGAGTGTCGTAGGAGCGGCGCCACAGCATGAACTGTTCCTCGCCGAACTGTTCCTTCGTCTCCTTCTTGTTCTTGCCCTGCAAGGCACCGTAATGGCGCTCGTTCAGTCGCCAGGAACGATGGACGTCGATCCAGGACCGCCCGGCCGTGTCAAGGGTGATGTTCGCCGTCGCGATGGCGCGCTGCAGCCTGGAGGTGTGGACGACGTCGGGCAGCAACCCGTCGGCGGCCAGTAGCTCTCCGGCGCGGCGTCCTTCGTCGCGGCCGGTGTCGGTCAACGGCACGTCGACCCATCCGGTGAAGAGGTTCTTCAAGTTCCAGTCGCTCTCGCCGTGGCGGAGCAGAATCAAGGTTCGCGAGGAATTGTCAGCCATACGGCCATTGTTCCATGCCCGACTATTCGTCGCCGGACAGCAGGTGGGCAAACGCGTCGAGGTTGCGAGTGGACTCCCCACGCGAGAGCCGCCACTGCCATTCCCGCTTCATCGACGACAAGAACCCCAGCGCAAGCAGTTCGTTGAACGACTCGTCGGCCGTGGCCAGCAGATGGCCCATCAGCTTGTCGCATGCGGCATCGTCGAAGGCGGCGATCGGCAGCTCGGCAACCAGGTAGATGTCGCCGAGCGAATCAATCATGAATGCGGCCCCGTGCAGCCGCGCATTTCGCTGCAACAGCCACGAGTGCACGTCGGCGGTCCGCTCATCCGGGTGCCGCACCACGAACGCCAGCGCACGGACCGAATATTCGCCGAACTTGACCGCGACGGTCGTGGCGAGCTTCTTTTCGCCGGGCAATTGCACGGCTACCAAATTCGCATCGGCCCGTTCGGCATCGACGCCGGCGTCGTCCGCCCAGTCCTCCAGCACCCGCAATGCCCGATTTATCGGGCCCGGTTGCTCCGAAACGTTGTCAGCCACTTCGTCCCCCGATCTCTTCAAATGCGCCACGCTCATTGCATTCGCGCGCGGTTCCGTACACGTGCATGGTTTCATCGGCGGTGCGCGACCAGTCGAATTTGGCAACCGTGACGGGAGCTGCCCGCCCCATTCGGGCTCGCAATTCGGCATTGCCGAGGACGCGGCTCAACGCCTCCGCCCAGTCCGACGGATCGTGCCCGCCGACCAGGACACCGCTGACGCCGTCGTCCACCAGTTCGCTCAAACCGCCGATATCGGCGGCGATGACGGGTGTGCCGGACGCTTCGGCTTCGGCCGCGACAAGGCCGAACGATTCACTGCGCGAGGGCACTGCCACGACGTCCGCGGCCCGGTACCAGTCGACAAGGATCGACGGGCGCACCGGCTCGGCGAACATGACGGCGTCCGACACCCCGCACGCGGCGGCCTGCCTGGTCAGACCGGCAATGCCCTGACCGCGGCCGCCGCTGTCACCGCCGATCATCACGGCCGCCACGCGCCGGGCCAGCCCGGGCGACCGGGACGCAAGCACGGCAAGCGCGTCAATGACGACGTCCGCGCCCTTGAGATGCTGGATCCTGCCGACGACCAGCACGATCAGGTCGCGGCCGGTCAGCCCCAGACGCCGGCGGGCCGCCGCAGCGTCGCCCGGTGTGAAGACGTCGTGGTTGACGCCGGGGTGCACCACTTCGACGCGTTCCGGGTCGGCCCCGTACAGGTTGACGAGGTCGCGTGCTTCACGTTCGGTATTGGCGATCAGACACGCGCGGCGGGCAAGTGCGTCTTCCGCGCCGACCCGTTCGACGTGTTCGCCGGCGTGGTTGAAATCGCGATATTTCACCTTGGCCATGGTGTGCATGGTATGCACGATCGGCATGCCGATCATCCGCCTCAATTCGAGCGCGACGACGCCGCTGAGCCAGTAATGCGAATGGACGACGCACGCCCGCTGCACTGCCGGTTCGGCCGCCAACCGGGCCGCCAGGTCGCCGGCATCGAAATCGTCCCGCGTGATCCTGCCGGGCCCCGCAGCGGCCAGCTGGTGCACGCGCAGGCCGGGGGCGACGTCGATCACGTCGCCGCGGGAGTCGTCGACGTCGAGCGTGTAGATGTCGACGGTGACCCCGCGGCCGGCCAATTGCCGGGCCAGCTCGCGCACGTACACGTTGAGTCCGCCCGCGTCCCCGGAGCCGGGCTGCACCAGCGGCGAGGTATGCAGCGAGAGCATGACGACGCTGTCGATGGCGCGCTCAACCGTCATTGAAGAATCCTTGGATAGCGCTGCGCACCTCGCTGCGTCCGAGCCACAGGATCGATCCGGCCGGCAGCACTATCAGCTTCGCTTGCGGCAGCGCCGCAGCGTAGGCCTCGGCCACCGACACGGGATGCGCTTCGTCGCCTTCGTGGGTGAGGACGAGCGTCGGCACGTCCACGGCCGCCAATGACTCGATATCGTCGACAGCGACCTCGCCGGGCAGGTTCAGCCCGTATTTGGCGTCGGTGGTCACGAGCAGTTCGGCACGGTGCGTCAGCCATGCCTGCGCCGCCGGCAAATCGCGCACCGGTGCCGGTTCGCGGGCAGCGAGTTCGGCGCGCACGGCTGCGACGTCGCCGTTCGCGGCAAGTGCCGCTACGTGCCGCATCCGTTCGGCCGACAGCGCCCGCTCCTCGGCTCCGCGGCGCGCGTCCAAGGCTGCCGGAAGTACGAACGCGGCCTTGTCGAACCGGTCGGGCGTCTCACTGAGCACGCGCGCCAGGGCGCCGGCTCCCATCGAGACTCCGAGCGCCCGGGTCGCACCGACGGCGTCCGCGGTCTCGCGCAGCTCACCGGCCAGCCCGGCGTAGGTCCACGGCTCGTGCGGTGCCGGACGACCGCCGTGGCCGCGGAAATGCATGAAGGTTTTGCTGCCGTGCACGCCGGTACCGAACGGCCGCGTATCGCGTATCGACCCGCCGAATCCGTGCGCGAAAAGAGTTGTCGGCTCGCCGTCGCCAAAGGTCTCGAAGTACCTCTCCGGCATTACCAGCCGCCGTACGGCCCGGTTCGCTTGGTGCGCCCGGGGCCATTGATTCGGATCGCCGGGCGCACATCGGCAAGGAAGACGCCGGCAAAGACCACGGCGATGACGTTGATCCAGTACGGCATGATGCCGACGAAGAGCGGCAGGGCCAGGACGCCGACGAATGTTGCGCCGGCCAGGATCGACACCCAGAATGTCTTGGTGCGCTTTCCGGCCCGTTCAAAACTGTCGCCGCTGTGCCGAGCAGCCTCGACGAGAGCGAACAGTTCCATGCCGAGTGCGACGAGCGATAACGCCAGCAGCAGGTAGGCCTGAATAATCCCAATCACGGTACCAGCCTAACGCGCGGCGGCCGGCCGGGCGTCACTGTGTCATTTTCAGAAGCTGACTGCACAAAGTTCAAAAGTTGACTGCACAGATGATTGAGGGACCGCCGGCACCGGCCGTTTTCCGTTGCGCTCGCTCGATAGCGCGGTAGACCGTAGATTTTCCAACGGAAAATAGCTCGGCCAGCTCACGCTTGCTGTAATCGCCCGTGGCATGCAATTTACCCAAGTGTGCTTCCTGCTTGGCCGTGAGTTTCGGCTGCTTGCCACGTAGTCGGCCTCTGGCCTTGGCGACTTTCATTCTCTCGCGAGTCCGGGATCGAATAAGGTCGGCTTTGAACTCGGCGCCCATCGCTAAGACGTTGAACAGTAGTTTTCCGATGGGATCAGTCGGGTCATGGACCGACCCGCCGATGCTGAGTTTCACTTCCCTCTCGGCGAGGTCATCGGCAATTTCGTGGGCATCGCGAACAGAGCGGGCCAGGCGGTCGAGTTTGGTAACGAAGAACGTGTCCCCGGCACGGCACGCTGCCAGTGCTTCACGCAAGCCAGCGCGGTTCCTATTTCTACCAGTCAGCCCATGGTCAACATAAATTCGCTCCGGCTTGATCCCAAGCGCCTTCAACGCGTCGTTTTGGGCGGTGAGATCTTGCTTGTCCGTGGAGCATCGTGCGTAGCCGACCGTTAATTCAGACATGCCGTTCAATGTCGCATATAGGGCCCCGTCACCGGTCACTTCACCAGACCACCTATATGGGACGGTGTCTGCCGCGCCACTCAAACAGCGCAGTTCAGCACCACAAGTAACCGGTTGGGGTTGGGCTTGCGGACAGGGTGCTCGGCCACCTCCCAGTTTGGGGACATGTGCGCCGAACTCGGACCCGTAAGGGTGGTCGGTCCAGTCGTGGATTCGAGTAGTGTTTGCTTCATGCCTGACGCTATCTTTTCCCATCCGCGGGTGGCCCATGTCTACGATCCGCTCGATCCCGACCGAAGTGATCTGAACACTTACTTGGATGTCGTGGACGAATTCGAGGCTACGGCGGCCCTGGATGTGGGCTGCGGAACCGGAACGTTGGCCTGCTGCTTGGCGGCCCGCGAATTACGAGTAGTGGGGGTCGATCCCGCCCGAGCCTCGGTCGAAGTTGCACAGATGAAGGCCAATGCTGACAAAGTCGACTGGGTTGTAGGAATTGCGCTGGACGTTGCCGCAGTGGCGACCTACCAGGGACGATTCGACCTGGCCACGATGACCGCCAATGTGGCCCAGGTCTTCCTCGGTGACGATGAGTGGCACTCGAACCTGAAAGCAATCCGCTCTTGTTTGCGTCCTGGTGGACACCTCGCTTTCGAGAGTCGAAATCCCGCTGATCGCGCGTGGGAACGCTGGACGAAAGAGCAAACGCGTCAGCTTGTCGAAGTCGACGGAGAAGGCCCGGTCGAGGACTGGGTACAGGTAACCTCCGTGAACGACGAGTTAGTGACGTTTAATTCGCCCACGATCTTTCACGCTGATGGCCAGCGCGTTGACTCCACATCGACCCTGCGTTTCCGGACCGAGGAGGAACTACGAGAGTCGCTCGTTCGGGCAGGCTTTGCAGATATCGAAGTTCGGGATCTTCCCTATGCGCCCGGCCGCGGTTGGCTGATTGTTGCGGCGGCGCCTGACCCGGAGAGGAATTGAAGCCACATTCGCCGTGCGAGTGATTTTCGAGACTCCGATACCCTCGCCACCCGGCCTACGGTGACGTGCAACGTTGCACTCACAGCAAGGGCCCGAGGGGACGCTGGCCATGTCTCACTCGGCGATCGTTCAACGGGGTGCTTCTGCGGTGGTGTAGCGCAGTGCGTTTGTCTCACGTCGTTCGAACCCCATTGACTCATAAACCCTAAGTGCCGACTCCCGCGAAGGTCGAGTCGTGAGATCGAGAGTTCGTAACCCACGCTCGCGTGCGGCCTTTGTCATAGTTTCCAATAGGAGGCGTGCGATCCCGGACCCGCGGTGGTCGGCGTCGACGACGACATCCTCAACATGGCCGCGCAGACCGGTAGGCAGAGGAAACGTCACAAGAGTGGCCATACCCACGATCTCGTCATCGATTGATGCGACGATCAACTCTGTCGCGTCGTGTTCGATGATCGCTTCGAGCCGGTTCCGGTCGAATATCGCAGACCGGGACAATTGCGGCAGCAGCTGCGAGACCGCTTCGATGTCAGTGTCGCTGAGTGATTTAAGGACACGTATGTTCGGGACAGGCATACAGCGACAATATAGGGAGCAGCGCATAGCGCCCAGACCACCCAGCGACGGCAACAACTCGACGCCGTGTCATCTCACAAAATGGCTGCCAGCCATCACCGCTAGAGGATCCGTGACTGACATGGGCTAGCCCGGTGCAGTGCGCCGCAGCAGCTGTCAGAGTGCGGTGTGGAGCACCCGCCGTGCAGCCTCGAGACTGTTGCCGCCGTCCGTGTTAAAGGCGATCGCCGCGTCGGGCAGATGTTGACGGATGAGGTTGATGACTTCTTCGAAGAACTCGACGAGCGGTTCCGGTTTGCGGATGCCGCCTCCGACAACGACGCAGTCGTAGCTCTCACGGGAGAGAGCCTCGATGACTCGAGATTCGGCAGAGTCATCGAGCGGAACGAGGTGCTGGTCGGCGGACAGTTCCGATTCGTCGAATCTGGCAAGCCCGGCGTCCAGTGCCGAGTTGATTTCGTCGGCGTCGATCCCCGGAATCGTGGCCGGATCCAGTCCCAAGACCAGAACCCGATATTGCGTCGCATCTTGATTCATCGTTTTGACATCTCCGTATACATTGTATATGAGACGTACAACGTATACTCAATGAATGATGCACGCAAACTATTTGTGAGGTTCCGTGACACGTGAACTCTCGCCACCGCCGATCTGGTCGTTACCCGCTCCACCGAAACGTCGCCGAGACTTAAGCCGCGACGAGATCGTCCGCGCCGCGATTGCCATCGCCAACGCCGGCGGGGCGGAGGCCGTCACCATGCGGGCAGTTGCTGCCCGGCTCGGCTCCTCGGCTCCGATGTCGCTCTACCGCTATGTCCGCAACAAAGACGGCTTGGTCGATCTGATGCTCGACGCCGCCATGGCAGAAGTTCGGACGCCGTCCGAAAGTGTCGTTGATTGGCGCGAAGGTCTGGCTCGCCTTGCGCGCTCCATGTGGGAGATGACCAAGCAGCATCGCTGGTATGCCCGGCTCGTCCACACGCGTCCGCCCGCCGGACCGAATGCTTGCCGGATACACGAGTACGTTCTCACCGTTTTTGCCGATCTCGGTGTCGGCCTGCAGACAGCATCGGATTTCTACCTGCTCATCAATCGCCACGTCATCGGACTTGCACTCCAATATGCCGACACGGCATACGTGCAGTCCGACGCCGATCTCACGGTGGACGAGATCCGACAAACGGCACGCTCCTGGTGGGGACAAATGGACACCGAAAGCCCTTACCCACACCTGCAGCAACTCATGCGTCGGTTCCTTGATGAGCACAATCCAACCGACGGATGGGCCGGCCCGGATACGCAACTCGAGATCGGACTCGGGTGCCTACTCGACGGCATCGCCAACCGAATCGGCAATCCCGGCTAGGGCCGCTTCGCCCGTACCTACCACGACGCCCCAACGTCGATGAGGAAACCATCACGATAGACGCGTCCGAAATGGACTCCGGAAACCGGGATGATCATCACAAGGCGATCCCCTTGCGGCGTGTACGTCTTATGCCGCTGTGCGTTTGGCAATGAGAACCCCACCCGCCCCGAATACGGTAACCACAGCCAGGATCGCTGCGGTCAGTGACAGTGCGTGG
It encodes the following:
- a CDS encoding glycosyltransferase, whose translation is MTVERAIDSVVMLSLHTSPLVQPGSGDAGGLNVYVRELARQLAGRGVTVDIYTLDVDDSRGDVIDVAPGLRVHQLAAAGPGRITRDDFDAGDLAARLAAEPAVQRACVVHSHYWLSGVVALELRRMIGMPIVHTMHTMAKVKYRDFNHAGEHVERVGAEDALARRACLIANTEREARDLVNLYGADPERVEVVHPGVNHDVFTPGDAAAARRRLGLTGRDLIVLVVGRIQHLKGADVVIDALAVLASRSPGLARRVAAVMIGGDSGGRGQGIAGLTRQAAACGVSDAVMFAEPVRPSILVDWYRAADVVAVPSRSESFGLVAAEAEASGTPVIAADIGGLSELVDDGVSGVLVGGHDPSDWAEALSRVLGNAELRARMGRAAPVTVAKFDWSRTADETMHVYGTARECNERGAFEEIGGRSG
- a CDS encoding GNAT family N-acetyltransferase is translated as MRCSLYCRCMPVPNIRVLKSLSDTDIEAVSQLLPQLSRSAIFDRNRLEAIIEHDATELIVASIDDEIVGMATLVTFPLPTGLRGHVEDVVVDADHRGSGIARLLLETMTKAARERGLRTLDLTTRPSRESALRVYESMGFERRETNALRYTTAEAPR
- a CDS encoding DUF2516 family protein; the encoded protein is MIGIIQAYLLLALSLVALGMELFALVEAARHSGDSFERAGKRTKTFWVSILAGATFVGVLALPLFVGIMPYWINVIAVVFAGVFLADVRPAIRINGPGRTKRTGPYGGW
- a CDS encoding phosphoglyceromutase, which produces MADNSSRTLILLRHGESDWNLKNLFTGWVDVPLTDTGRDEGRRAGELLAADGLLPDVVHTSRLQRAIATANITLDTAGRSWIDVHRSWRLNERHYGALQGKNKKETKEQFGEEQFMLWRRSYDTPPPELDDSSEFSQADDPRYANLLDALPRTECLKDVVHRMLPYWFDHLVPDLQAGRTVLVVAHGNSLRALVKHLDGISDADIAGLNIPTGIPLVYQLDADCRPIGEGTYLDPEAAESAAAAVANQGR
- a CDS encoding TetR/AcrR family transcriptional regulator → MTRELSPPPIWSLPAPPKRRRDLSRDEIVRAAIAIANAGGAEAVTMRAVAARLGSSAPMSLYRYVRNKDGLVDLMLDAAMAEVRTPSESVVDWREGLARLARSMWEMTKQHRWYARLVHTRPPAGPNACRIHEYVLTVFADLGVGLQTASDFYLLINRHVIGLALQYADTAYVQSDADLTVDEIRQTARSWWGQMDTESPYPHLQQLMRRFLDEHNPTDGWAGPDTQLEIGLGCLLDGIANRIGNPG
- a CDS encoding sensor histidine kinase; amino-acid sequence: MDVSVVAIVFGALGLVVGLAAVLAFQFSKPRDTTGDVGPAVPDGISEVLAVLPSAAIVVDAGIDVVKASPAAYSFGLVKAHAVTHSRLDEAARVVQASGLIEEFDVEVPRHAGNRYRSLHVRVAPLGSYYVLILCDDFTEARRVEEIRRDFVANVSHELKTPVGAISLLSEAIAGSPDDADAVRRFSGKIAQESSRLTALVQEIIDLSRLQDTAGADDEPVDARDVMSEAAARCRFAADGKDVRLRIEPGDTYCVRGSRELLITAVKNLIDNAVAYSPEHTVVDLWMTGDGDTVRLSVTDQGIGLADEETERIFERFYRVDTARSRSTGGTGLGLSIVKHVAMSHGGSVRVKSAPGAGSTFTLVLPLDAGASPAPDDASNDVPDDVPASATRYPNEG
- the ispD gene encoding 2-C-methyl-D-erythritol 4-phosphate cytidylyltransferase, producing MGVIVVAAGFGTRLGAGMPKALVEIDGEPMIVRAVRNAAAAGCTGTIVVVAPDGHLEQFAALVGQRPIIVAGGAERTNSVAAGLAALPPDIEIVLVHDAARAGAPPELFDAVAQAVCSGPDAVVPGLPVPDTIKYVDADGTVTDTPDRAFLRAVQTPQGFRRAALERAHRSGRSATDDAALVERLGGRSVVIDGDLRAMKVTTRADLDAVERLVAHESAGPTTPQTQRKCTT
- a CDS encoding alpha/beta fold hydrolase, whose protein sequence is MPERYFETFGDGEPTTLFAHGFGGSIRDTRPFGTGVHGSKTFMHFRGHGGRPAPHEPWTYAGLAGELRETADAVGATRALGVSMGAGALARVLSETPDRFDKAAFVLPAALDARRGAEERALSAERMRHVAALAANGDVAAVRAELAAREPAPVRDLPAAQAWLTHRAELLVTTDAKYGLNLPGEVAVDDIESLAAVDVPTLVLTHEGDEAHPVSVAEAYAAALPQAKLIVLPAGSILWLGRSEVRSAIQGFFNDG
- a CDS encoding CarD family transcriptional regulator, with translation MTFQVGETVVYPHHGAALIEEIKTRSVKGEDKLYLKLKVAQGDLTIEVPADNCDLVGVRDVVGQDGLDRVFDVLRAEFTEEPTNWSRRYKANLEKLASGDVIKVAEVVRDLWRRDQDRGLSAGEKRMLSKARQILVSELALAEKTEEEKAEAILDEVLAS
- a CDS encoding recombinase family protein, which gives rise to MSELTVGYARCSTDKQDLTAQNDALKALGIKPERIYVDHGLTGRNRNRAGLREALAACRAGDTFFVTKLDRLARSVRDAHEIADDLAEREVKLSIGGSVHDPTDPIGKLLFNVLAMGAEFKADLIRSRTRERMKVAKARGRLRGKQPKLTAKQEAHLGKLHATGDYSKRELAELFSVGKSTVYRAIERAQRKTAGAGGPSIICAVNF
- a CDS encoding class I SAM-dependent methyltransferase; translated protein: MPDAIFSHPRVAHVYDPLDPDRSDLNTYLDVVDEFEATAALDVGCGTGTLACCLAARELRVVGVDPARASVEVAQMKANADKVDWVVGIALDVAAVATYQGRFDLATMTANVAQVFLGDDEWHSNLKAIRSCLRPGGHLAFESRNPADRAWERWTKEQTRQLVEVDGEGPVEDWVQVTSVNDELVTFNSPTIFHADGQRVDSTSTLRFRTEEELRESLVRAGFADIEVRDLPYAPGRGWLIVAAAPDPERN
- a CDS encoding response regulator transcription factor — encoded protein: MSRILVVEDEESIADPLAYLLGKEGFDVSVAADGLDALTQFDRRGADLVLLDLMLPGMSGTDVCREIRAASTVPIIMLTAKDSEIDKVVGLELGADDYVTKPYSSRELIARIRAVLRRRTDSVDAADSSVEVSGVKVDVERHVASIRGSDVAMPLKEFELLELLLRNAGRVLTRGQLIDRVWGEDYVGDTKTLDVHIKRIRGKVEVDPAVPRHVVTVRGLGYKFEP
- a CDS encoding YbjN domain-containing protein, with product MADNVSEQPGPINRALRVLEDWADDAGVDAERADANLVAVQLPGEKKLATTVAVKFGEYSVRALAFVVRHPDERTADVHSWLLQRNARLHGAAFMIDSLGDIYLVAELPIAAFDDAACDKLMGHLLATADESFNELLALGFLSSMKREWQWRLSRGESTRNLDAFAHLLSGDE